The nucleotide sequence GGGACCGTCACGGTGACGAACCACCGCTCCGAGATGGGCCAGGGCGTGCGGACCTCGGTCGCCCTCGTGGTGGCCGACGAGCTCGATGCCGACTGGGCCAAGGTCAAGGTCACCCAGGCCTACGGCGACGAGGAGCGCTTCGGCAACCAGGACACCGACGGCTCGCGCTCGCTGCGCCACTTCTTCCAGCATTTCCGCCACGTGGGCGCCGCCGCGAAGCTGATGCTGATCCAGGCCGCCGCCAAGCAGTGGGGCGTGCCGGCCTCCGAGGTCAGGGCCGAGAACCACCAGCTCCTCCACGCCAAGTCGGGCCGCAAGCTCGGCTACGGCGACGTGGCCGAGGCCGCCGCAGCGCTGGCCGTCCCGGCCCGCGAGAGCGTGACGCTGAAGGACCCCAAGGCCTTCCGCTACATCGGCACCGGCAAGATCGGGCTGATCGACAACCACGACATCACCACCGGCAAGGCGGTCTACGGGGCCGACATCAAGCTCGACGGGATGCTCTACGCCGTGATCGCCCGCCCGCCGGTCTACGGCGGCAAGGTGAAGAGCGTGGACGATGCCGAGACCCTGAAGGTGCCGGGCGTCGTCAAGACGGTTCGGATCGAGGGCGGCGAGATCCCCTCCGAGTTCATGCCGCTCGGCGGCATCGCGGTGATCGCCAAGAACACCTGGGCGGCCATGAAGGGCCGCGACGCGCTCAAGATCACCTGGGACGACGGCCCGAACGCAACCTACGACACCGACGCCTTCCGCAAGGAGCTGGAGGCCGCCGCCCGCCAGCCCGGCAAGGTGGTGCGCAACCAGGGCGACGTGGACGGGGCGATGGCCAAGGCCAAGTCGCGCCACGAGGCAGAGTACTTCGTGCCCCACCTCGCCCAGGCGCCGATGGAGCCCCCGGCCGCGGTCGCGCGGGTGAAGGACGGCCGGTGCGAGGCCTGGGCCTGCACACAGGGGCCGCAGGCGGCGCACGACCGCCTGATGAAGCGGCTCAACCTGCCCGCCGACAAGGTGCGGGTGAACGTGACGCTGCTCGGCGGCGGCTTCGGCCGCAAGTCGAAGCCCGACTACGTGGTCGAGGCGGCGCTCTGCTCCCAGGCCGTTGACGGTGCCCCGGTCAAGCTGACTTGGACCCGCGAGGACGACCTGCACCACGGCTACTACCACACGATCTCGGTCGAGCGGATCGAGGCGGGGCTTGATGAGAAGGGCATGCCGGTGGCCTGGCTCCACCGCTCGGTCGCGCCGACCATCGGCTCGATCTTCGCGCCCGACCCGAAGCACGAGCTGCCGTTCGAGCTCGGCATGGGGCTCGTCAACAACCCGCTCAACATCAAGAACATCCGCCTGGAGAACCCGGCGGCGCCCGCCCATGTCCGCATCGGCTGGTTCCGCTCGGTCTCGAACATCCCGCACGCCTTCGCGATCCAGTCCTTCGTGGCCGAGCTCGCCCACAAGGCGGGCCGCGACCCGAAGGAGTACCTGCTGGAGCTGATCGGACCGGCCCGCAAGATCGACCCGATCGAGATCGGCGACGTCTGGAACTACGGCGAGGACCCGAAGCGCTACCCCATCGAGACCGGGCGCCTGCGCCGGGTGATCGAGGCGGTGGCGGACGGGGCCAAGTGGGGCCGCAAGCTGGAGAAGGGAAGCGGGCTCGGCATCGCCGGCCACTACAGCTTCGTCACCTACACGGCGGCGGCGGCCGAGGTGGAGGTCGATGCCAAGGGCGAGGTGAAGGTCAACGCCATCGACATCGCGGTCGATTGCGGGCCCCAGGTGAACCCGGAGCGCATCCGCTCGCAGATGGAGGGCGCGGTGATCATGGGGATGGGTCTCGCGCTCACCTCCGAGATCACCTTCAAGGACGGCCGCGCGCAGCAGAACAACTTCGACGGCTACGAGATCGTCCGGATCGACGCCGCCCCGAAGGAAGTCCGCGTGCACATCATCCCGTCCTCCGGCTATGACGGCCCGCTCGGCGGCGTCGGCGAACCGGGCGTGCCCCCGATCGCGCCGGCGATCGCCAACGCGGTCTTCGCCGCGACCGGCCGGCGCGTGCGCCAGCTGCCGATCCGCGCGCAGGCGACCAGCGCTTGAGGCACCAGCGGCTGATCGGGGAGCCGCAGGGCTGCACGGAACGTTGATGGGCCGCGGGATCGAGGGATCCCGCGGCCCCTTTTTTGTCTTCCGAGAGGATCGTTCGGGATGAAGCGTAACGCGTGGCTCGCGGCGGCCCTGGCCTGCACCCTCTGCGCTCCGGCGCTGGCCTCGCCGTGCTCGCAGCGGATCGACGCCCTGTCGAAGCAGGTGCGGGGCGAGGCGACCGAGGCGATCTCCGCCTCCACCAGCGGCAAGGAGACGGCGGCGCGGCGCGAGGGCGAGGGCGTCACGGGCACGGCCGGCGGCAGCGATCCGCGCGCGGCCCCCGCCGACAAGGCGGCCCAGGCCGGCAAGGGCGGGGACGCGGCGCAGCAGGCCAAGGTCGCCCTCGACGAGGCCCGCACCGCGGATTCCAAGGGCGATTCCAAGGGCTGCGAGGCCGCGGTCGCGCGGGCCGAGCAGGCGTTGAAGGCGGCGCCCTGAGGGGCGCACGTCCGAATCGGCTCCAAATTAGCGCGTCGCCGGGCGCGGGTTCTCTCGCCCCGCCGCGACTAGGCGGTCATCCGTGACGGGGCTTTGCGCGCCCTCGTCCCGGTGCAGCGAAGATCCTGCCGGGGCGCCGCAATCCCCGGGGGCGGCCTGAGAAGGGGGAGGGTTCCGGGGAGGAGCGGGCGGACCGCTCGCCCCGGAGCTAGGGCCTTGTGGTCGGGGTTCGGGGCGCTGCGCGCCGCCTCTGCACCCGACCGGCCGCGTCGCGGAAGGCGGCGACGTCGTCTAGGCGTTGACGGCGAGCGCGTGCTCGTTGCCGTTGATGCCGGCGCAGAGATCGTCGATCTCGGTGAGGTCGAGGGCCTCGCCGGTGTGGCTGGCGATGGCGTCGATGAGGTGATCCTGGCGTGGATCGAACGGATGCCCCTGCATCCGGTAGAACTGGTAGTAGCGCAGGGCTGCCAGAACGGTATCGCGCTCGCGGGCGGTTACGGTGAAGTTCTGCATGGGTCTTCTCGTCCCCCTGTGGCTTCAACGAGCCTGGGCGCGACCGCGACGACTCGCCCAAGCTCGACGGTTGTAACCCCCGGGACGCAGAACGGTCCATGTCTTGACACTTGGCCGACACATGATTCGGGCCGAAAAAGCGCATCGTGCGCAAGTCAGTGGCGCGGTTAGAGAAGAAAACTGCAAGTTTTGTCAGGCATCTAGCACTTCGTCGTCTCTATAGACCCAGCTCCGCGAGGAAGGCCGGGACGGTCTCGCTCGCCGGGCCGTAGCTCGCCGCATCGAAGGCATCGGCGTTGTCGGACGGATCGAGGTTCAGCTCGCAGGTCGGAATGCCGCGCGCCCGCGCGAGGCCGACATAGCCGGCGGCCGGGTAGACCGAGCCCGAGGTGCCGGCCGCCACGAACAGGTCGGCCCGCGCCAGGGCCGCCTCGATCCGGTCGAGGTGCTTGGGCATCTCGCCGAACCAGACCACGTCCGGCCGGAGCGCCGCCGCGCCGCAATGCGGGCAGGGATCGGCGCGCAGGATGTCCTCACGCCGCTCCGAAACCGTGCCGCAGGCGGTGCAGCGCGCCTTCATCAACTCGCCGTGCATGTGCACCACCTCCGCCGAGCCCCCGCGCTCGTGCAGGTCGTCGACGTTCTGCGTGCAGAGGAACAGGTGCCCGCCCCGCGCCGCCAGGGTGTCGGCTGCGCGGGCGAGCGCCCGGTGCGCGGCGTTCGGCTCGGCCGCGCGCGCGTCGCGGCGGCGGTGATTGTAGAAGTCGAGCACGAGGTCCGGATCGGCCGCGAAGGCCTCGGGCGTGGCGAGCCGCATCGGGTCGAAGCGGCTCCACAGACCGCCGCGGTCGCGGAACGTGCCGAGCCCGCTCTCGGCCGAGACGCCGGCTCCGGTGAGGACGAAGATCTGTCGCGGCTGTCCGAGCATGCCCGCCAGCTATAGCATGAGGGCCGGCCCGCAAGGCGTCCCGCCTGCCGCGGCCCTCGACCCCGGACGAGTCATCCGCGATGAACCTTCTCGGTCGCCTCTTCGTGGCGGGCCTCGCCCTGCTCCTCGCGATTTCGACGAGCACGGGCGTGCTCGTCCTGGCGCTGCTCGTCGATCCGGTGGCGGGCGCGTGGCTCACCGCGGGCGCGCTCGCCGGGCTCGACGGGGCGCTCTCCGACCTGTCGGCCGGCCTGCCGCCGGAGGGGCTGGCGCTGCTGCTGGCGGGTCTCGCCCGGGCGCTGTTCTGGCTCCTCGTGGTGCCGCCCGTACTGGTCGCGGCCCTTGGCGAGACCCTGCGCCTGCGCGGCCTCGCCTGGTACGGGGCCGGCTGCGGCCTGCTCACCGCGTCTCTGCCCTGGCTCGGACGGGGCGCCGCCCGGCCCGGCAGCGCGCCGCTCGCCGAGGCCCGGCTCACCGCGATCCTGTTCCTGGCGGGTGCCGCCGCCGGCCTCGTCTACTGGCTGGTCGCAGGCCGCCATGACGGGCCGGACGAGGCCCGCGCGCGCCAACCGGGATCCGGGCATCGGTGATCCGAGCGTGACGATGCCGTGTCGCCGCGCACGTCGTGCCCCGTCGCCGGGATGAGGGGAGTGCCGACGGTCGTCCAACCTTGACGGGCCCCGCGAGGCGGCATCCGGCAAGGGAGGACGCGATGACCGGATCCGGCTCGAGCCTGCGCGACAGCGCGCGGGCGGTGCTCGCCGCCTGGTTCTTGGGCGCGGGCGGCCCGGCTCTCGCCGGCTCCGCCGCCCAGCCGGGCCAGACGGTCGGCCTGCCGGTCGGCGCGCAGCTCCCCGTGGGCCTCTACTTCGTCAACCTGTCGAGCTTCGGCGTGCGCGGGACCCTGCCGCAGGACTCGGCGACGAACGTCAACCTGCCGACCTTCGCCTGGGCGACGCCCTGGAACGTCGCGGGCGCGCGGCTGCAGTTCTTCTTCACACAGCCGGTGGCGGCCGCGAGCGCGCAGGGCGCGCGCTACCAGAGCGGCATCGGCCAGCCGCTGCTCGCCGCCCAGCTCGCCTGGGACCTCGGGGGCGACCTCGGCGTCAGCTACCTGTTCGGCGGCTACCTGCCGATCGAGACCCGTTTCCTGACCCAGTCGGCCTCGCTCAGCCACCGCTTCGCGTTGAGCTACACCGGCAACGACTGGAACCTGACCGCCAACCTTCTCTACGGCGTCTTCCTCGACACCCGCTCGCCCTTCGGCACCCTGTACCCGGACTACCTCAACCTCGATCTCACGGCGACGCGGAAGTTCGGCAAGTGGCAGGTCGGGGCGGTCGCCTTCGGCTCGACCGACCTGCCGACCGGCGTGGCGAGCTACCGGCCGCAGGGTCAGATCGCGGTGGGCGGCCTGGTCGGCTACAATTTCGGGCCCGTGAACCTCCAGGCCTACGTCACGCACGACGTGATCGAGCGCAACTACGGCGGCCGCGAGGTCCGCGGCTGGCTGCGCGCCATCGTGCCCCTCTACCAGGACAAGGGCGAGGCCGAGCCGAACCGCACCCTGGTGACGCGCCGGCAGGCGGAGTAGCGCCCAGGCCGCGTCCTCGATCGGGCCGGAGCCCGCGGACGCACCGGCCGAGTGCGCGGAGGCGCCGGATCGTCGTGCGGGGCGGCCATCCGGCATGGTACGATGCCGTTCGCTGCCGGGGGGAAGGGATGACGTCTGAGGAACCGGACCGCGCGGCGATCCGCGCCCATTACGGCGAGCCCACGGAGCGCTCGCAGGCCAAGCAGCTCGACCGGATCGACCGGCACGCCCGCGCCTTCATCGCGCTCTCGCCCTTCTGCGTCGTGGCCTCGGCGGACGCGCAGGGTCGCTGCGATGCCACGCCCCGCGGGGACGCGCCGGGCTTCGTCGCCGTCCCGGACGCGCACACGCTCCTCCTGCCGGACCGACCCGGCAACCGTCGCGTCGACACGATGCTGAACGTGGCCGAGAATCCCGGGCTCGGCCTGCTGTTCTTCGTGCCGGGCCTCCAGGAGACCCTCCGGATCAACGGGCGCGCCGAGATCGTCACGGATCCGGAGGCGCTCGCCCCGCTCTCCGCGCAGGGGCGGCTGCCCTGCGCGGCGCTGCGGGTGCGTGTCGAGGAGGTGTTCTTCCACTGCGGCAAGGCCGTGATCCGCTCGGACCTCTGGACGCGCGGGGCGGGTCCGCGGCCGGACTTCCCGACGCTCGGGCAGATCTACGCCGACCAGATCGCCGGCATGGACGCCGCCGAAACCGATCGCTCAATCGAGGACGGCTACCGCAACCGCCTGTACTGAGGGCCGGCCGGGAGCCCCGCTCAGGCCGGCACGAGGCGGTTGCCGTACCATTCGTCGACCCGCCCGCCATAGGCGGGATCCGCGAAGCCGTCCTCGCCGGGGCCGTGGCTCGGGGCGCCCGCGAGCGCGCCCGGATCGATGTCGACCACGTAGCCGCCGAGTTCGGTGCTGTAGGTCAGGGCCCGCCAGGGCAGCGGGTGGTGGTTCTCGCCGAGCCCCAGGAAGCCGCCGAAGGCCAGCACCGCGTAGGCCACTTGCCCCGAGACCTTGTCGACCATGAAGTTGTGCACGGTGCCGAGATGCTCTCCCTGCCGGTCGTAGACGGCCGTGCCCTCGACCTTGTTCGAGGCGATCAGGCGCGCGGTCTCGTCGATGGCCACCGGCTCGGCGGTGGGATCGAGCTCCATCGATCCGGGCTTCCGGATGGTGCGCTCGTTCGGCAGGTCCGTGGGCATGTGGGTTTCCGCTGGTCGTCCGCGCAGGTGGGTGTCCGGCCCGCCATGCGGACCGGGAGTTAAGCGCACGAGCGGCGGGCGCGGTTCCGCTCCCGCGGATCCATCCCGCGGGGCGTAAGCTGACGGGACCGGCGGGCCCCAAGCCGCCTCCGCAATCCCCGCCGTGGACGGATGTCGGCCGCCTCTGGCGCGCGCGGGGTGCTTGCGCTGTGGATGAGGGGACTTCTGCCTCCGGTTTCCCCTTGGAACGCTGGCCGCACGGCTTAGTTGTTGCTGCTATGCTGCCCCGGCTGTGGTCCCATCGTCCGGGTCCGCGGCCCGTGAAGCGGAGGAATCCCATGGCGACCAAGACGACGGACAAGGCGAAGAAGGCTGCGCCCGCGGCCAGCAAGGCTGCCCCGAAGGCGACCAAGGCCGAGGCCGGCGCCAAGCCGAACGCCCTGCAGCAGCCCCTGAAGCCGTCGCCCGAGCTCGGCGCCATCGTCGGCACCGATCCGCTGCCGCGCGGCGAGGTGGTCAGCAAGGTGTGGGACTACATCAAGAAGAACAATCTCCAGAACCCGGAGAACAAGCGCGAGATCGTCGCCGACGACAAGCTCAAGAAGGTCTTCGGCAAGGACAAGTGCACGATGTTCGAGATGAACAAGCATCTCGCCGCGCACCTCAAGTCCTGAGTCCAAATCCAGGTCGAAGCCGCGGGCGACCCCTCGCTCGCGGGACATTCCCGGGTCGCTGCCCGGGCCTCTGCACCGGCCGGGCCGCTAGCGATCCGGCCTGTGCCGCAGCACACTGGTGACGATGCCAGCGAGCGCCAGCATCACGGCGCACCAGAGCGAGACGCCGATGGCCGCGTTCGCTCCCCGCCCGTGCGTCAGCCCGAACACCACCGCCACCAGGGCGGCCCCGAGCGACTGGCCGGTGAGCCGGGCCGTCGATTGCATGCCGCTGGCGCCGCCGCTGCGCTCCCGCGGGGCGGCGGTGATGATGACGCGGTTGTTCGGCGACTGGAACAGGCCGAAGCCGAGCCCGCACAGCACGAGCCGCCAGACGATGTCGAGGGTGCCGGGCTCGGGCGGGAGCAGCGCCAGCGCGGCGAGGCCGGCCGCCATCACGGCGAGCCCGATCCCGCCGAGCAGCCCCGGCGGGTAGCGGTCGGCCAGCCGCCCCGAGATCGGCGCCGCGAGCGCGATGGCGAGCGGCCACGGCGTCAGCAGGAAGCCGGCTTGGCTACCCGAGAGATGCAGCACGTCCTGGAAGTAGAAGGGCAGGGCGATGTAGGCGATGAGCTGCGACGAGAAGGCCAGGATCGAGGAGGCCATCGACAGGGCGAAGGCGGGGATCCGCAGAAGATCGACCGGCAGGAGCGGCGCGGGGAGCCGCATCTGACGGCGCACGAAGACGGTGCCGACGACGAGTGCTCCGGCGAGTTCGGCGAGCGCCCATGGCCGCCGCGCCGGTTCACCGAGCCCGTCGATGCCGACGATCAGCAGTCCGAAGGTCAGGGCATTGAGCCCGGCGCTGACGACGTCGAAGCGCCGTCCGTTGCGCGGCGTCGCCGGCAGGGTGCGGGAGGCCACCGCCAGCGCCAGCAGCCCGACCGGGATGTTGACCAGGAACAGCCAGGGCCAGGCGGCGACCGAGAGGAGGGCCGCCGCGACCGTCGGCCCGGCCGCCGAGGCCACCGCCACCACCAGGGCGACGTTGCCGACGCCGCGCCCGATCATCCGGTGCGGGTAGACGAAGCGCACCAGCGCGATGTTCACGCTCATCACGCCTGCCGCCCCGAGCCCCTGCGCGATCCGACCCAGCACCAGAAGGTCGAGGCTCGGGGCCAGCGCGCAGGCGAGCGAGGCCGCGACGAAGACCGCGAGCCCGCCGAGATAGACCGGCCTGTAGCCCAGGATGTCGCCGAGCGAGGCCAGCGGCAGCAGCGCGGCGGTGACGGCGATCTGGTAGGCGTTGACCACGAAGATCGCGTCGCCCGCCGAGACCGAGAGGTCGCGCGCCATCACGGGCAGCGCCACGTTGACGATAGCGCCGTCGAGCACCGCCATGGTCATGGCGAGCGCGATCGCCAACATGGCGAGCAGCCGCTCGCGCACCGGCAGCCCGTCCTGCGGGCCGCCCTCCACCTGCCCGGCCGCCTCGGCCATCCCCTGCACGCTCCCCGGTTGCGTCGATGCCACCCTGTCGCCTGCGGGCCGCCTCCCGTCGAGGCGGAGGATGTGCCCTATGTCACCCCGCGTGTCCGGCAACCTCTGCGTGTTGCCGGGCGCGGACCGAACCGGAGCCGACATGCGCCGTCCCCCCTTGCTTCCCGCCCTCTGCCTCGCCCTCTGTGCCTCCTTCGCGCAGGTGCTGCCCGCCGCCGCGCAGGCGCCCGAGCCGCTCGGTATCGCGCTGGAGGGCTTCGCCTATCCCTATCCGGTCGCCTACCTGCCGCTGAGCCGCGACGGCGAGGCCCAGCGCCTCGCCTACATGGACGTGGCCCCGCAAGGGGCGCCGAACGGCCGCGCGGTGCTGCTGCTCCACGGGCGCAACTTCCCGTCGAGCTACTGGGCACCGGTGATCGCGGCGCTCTCGGGTGCGGGCTACCGGGTCGTGGTCCCCGACCAGCTCGGCTTCGGCAAGTCGGCCAAGCCCGTCGGCCCCTTCACCTTCGACCGGATGGCCGCCGACACCGTGGCGCTCCTCGACGCGCTGGACCTGCGCCGCGTCGATGTGGTGGCCCACTCGATGGGGGGCATGCTCGCTGTGCGGCTCGCCCGCAACGCGCCCGAGCGGGTCAACAGCCTCGTGCTGGAGGCGCCGATCGGGCTGGAGGATTACCGGTTCAGCGTGCCGCCGGTCGGGAACGAGGTGCTCCTGAAGCGCGAGGGCGAACTCACCGCCGCGGCCTACCGCAGGCAGTTGATGACGAGCTACGCGCTCTCGCTGCCGGAATCGGCGATCGAGCCGTTCGTGGAGATCCGCGAGCGGGTGAAGGGCTCCGGCGAGTACCCGCGCTGGCTGCAGTCCTTCGTCAACTCCTACCAGGCGATCTGGGGCCAGCCGGTGGTACACGAGATCCCGCTGGTCCAGGCACCGACCCTGTTCCTGATGGGCGGCAACGACCGCAACGCCCCCGGCAAGCCCTACGCCCCGCCGGAGCTTGCCGCCAAGATGGGCCGCAACGCCGAGAACGCGCGGGCGCTGGCCGCCCGGATGCCGAACGGACGGGCGGAGGTGTTCGAGGGCGTCGGCCACCTCGTCCACATGGAGGCCGCCGACCGGTTCAACGCCCGGGTGCTGGAGTTCCTAGACGGGCATTGATGCACTCTCCTTCACCCGCGGAGGGAAGGGAGAGCAGTGCGGTTCGTGGCCCGCATGCCCGAAGCGGTCCGTCGGACATGGATGTATCGCTCCGCAGGCCTGCCCGGGGGGCTATCGGCCCCCGGTTTCGCCGTCTCGCCGGAGCAGGAACACGCCCTGCGCGCCGATCAGGTTCCAGAACCACCAGGGCATCGCCAGGCGCATCGGGCGCCCGCGTGCGTCGAGCGCCGCCGCGGTCTCGATCTTCGCGCCGACCTCCCGGCACAGGCCGACGAAGTCGCGGATGGTGCAATGGTGGATGTTGGGCGTCTCGTACCACGCCTCCGGCAGGATCTCGGTCACCGGCATCCGCCCGCGGAAGGCGAGCTCGGCCCGCACCCGCCAGTGCCCGAAATTCGGGAAGGAGATGATCACCTGCCGGCCGATGCGCAGCAGGTGCTCCAGCACGATCCGGGGATTGCGCGTCGCCTGGATGGTCTGGGACAAAACCACCACGTCGAAGGCGTCGTCCGGGTAGGCGGCCAGATCCGTGTCGGCGTCGCCCTGGATCACCGAGAGGCCGCGGGCAAGGCAGGCGTTGACGCCCGCCCGCGACAGCTCGATGCCGCGCCCGTCCACGCCGCGCCGGTCGCGCAGGAGCGCCAGCAGCGTGCCGTCGCCGCAGCCGATGTCGAGCACCCGCGCGCCCGGTGGCACCAAGCCCAGAACCACGAGGTGGTCGACGCGCGCGCCGCCCTCGCTCGGCAGGGCCTGCGTCGCGTCCCAGGGCGCGTCGGCCGCCGCCCGCCCGCTCACAGCCCGCGCGCCCGGGCGGCGGCGTCGATGAAGCCCTTGGCGGCGGAGTACATCGCCGGCTCGTCGAGCAGGAAGGCGTCGTGGCCCTTGTCGCTCTCGACCTCCACGAAGGCGACCGGCGCCGAGGCGGCGTTCAGCGCGTGCACGATGGCACGGGACTCGCGCGTCGGGAACAGCCAGTCGGAGGTGAAGGACATCACGCAGAACCGCGTCCTGGTGCCCCGGAAGGCGTTGGCGAGCACGCCGCCATGGTCCTCCGCGAGGTCGAAATAGTCCATCGCCCGGGTGAGATAGAGGTAGGCGTTGGCATCAAAACGCTCGACGAAGCTCAGGCCCTGGTGGCGCAGGTAGCTCTCCACTTGGAAGTCGGCGCTGAACGAGAAGGTCGGCGCGCTGCCGGCCTGGAAGCGGCGCCCGAACTTCCGGTGCAGCGCGGCCTCCGACAGGTAGGTGATGTGCGCGCCCATCCGGGCGACGCCGAGCCCCTTGGTGGGCCGCTGCCCAGCCTCGAGGTAGCGCCCGT is from Methylobacterium radiodurans and encodes:
- a CDS encoding xanthine dehydrogenase family protein molybdopterin-binding subunit, with the protein product MIHELKMMAERESGAAASTPILANASRRGVLGGLGALVLALSLSDRARADEGQTEEQKAKKFGADGMPHGWRDDPKIFVAIARDGTVTVTNHRSEMGQGVRTSVALVVADELDADWAKVKVTQAYGDEERFGNQDTDGSRSLRHFFQHFRHVGAAAKLMLIQAAAKQWGVPASEVRAENHQLLHAKSGRKLGYGDVAEAAAALAVPARESVTLKDPKAFRYIGTGKIGLIDNHDITTGKAVYGADIKLDGMLYAVIARPPVYGGKVKSVDDAETLKVPGVVKTVRIEGGEIPSEFMPLGGIAVIAKNTWAAMKGRDALKITWDDGPNATYDTDAFRKELEAAARQPGKVVRNQGDVDGAMAKAKSRHEAEYFVPHLAQAPMEPPAAVARVKDGRCEAWACTQGPQAAHDRLMKRLNLPADKVRVNVTLLGGGFGRKSKPDYVVEAALCSQAVDGAPVKLTWTREDDLHHGYYHTISVERIEAGLDEKGMPVAWLHRSVAPTIGSIFAPDPKHELPFELGMGLVNNPLNIKNIRLENPAAPAHVRIGWFRSVSNIPHAFAIQSFVAELAHKAGRDPKEYLLELIGPARKIDPIEIGDVWNYGEDPKRYPIETGRLRRVIEAVADGAKWGRKLEKGSGLGIAGHYSFVTYTAAAAEVEVDAKGEVKVNAIDIAVDCGPQVNPERIRSQMEGAVIMGMGLALTSEITFKDGRAQQNNFDGYEIVRIDAAPKEVRVHIIPSSGYDGPLGGVGEPGVPPIAPAIANAVFAATGRRVRQLPIRAQATSA
- a CDS encoding SIR2 family NAD-dependent protein deacylase — encoded protein: MLGQPRQIFVLTGAGVSAESGLGTFRDRGGLWSRFDPMRLATPEAFAADPDLVLDFYNHRRRDARAAEPNAAHRALARAADTLAARGGHLFLCTQNVDDLHERGGSAEVVHMHGELMKARCTACGTVSERREDILRADPCPHCGAAALRPDVVWFGEMPKHLDRIEAALARADLFVAAGTSGSVYPAAGYVGLARARGIPTCELNLDPSDNADAFDAASYGPASETVPAFLAELGL
- a CDS encoding transporter — encoded protein: MTGSGSSLRDSARAVLAAWFLGAGGPALAGSAAQPGQTVGLPVGAQLPVGLYFVNLSSFGVRGTLPQDSATNVNLPTFAWATPWNVAGARLQFFFTQPVAAASAQGARYQSGIGQPLLAAQLAWDLGGDLGVSYLFGGYLPIETRFLTQSASLSHRFALSYTGNDWNLTANLLYGVFLDTRSPFGTLYPDYLNLDLTATRKFGKWQVGAVAFGSTDLPTGVASYRPQGQIAVGGLVGYNFGPVNLQAYVTHDVIERNYGGREVRGWLRAIVPLYQDKGEAEPNRTLVTRRQAE
- a CDS encoding pyridoxamine 5'-phosphate oxidase family protein gives rise to the protein MTSEEPDRAAIRAHYGEPTERSQAKQLDRIDRHARAFIALSPFCVVASADAQGRCDATPRGDAPGFVAVPDAHTLLLPDRPGNRRVDTMLNVAENPGLGLLFFVPGLQETLRINGRAEIVTDPEALAPLSAQGRLPCAALRVRVEEVFFHCGKAVIRSDLWTRGAGPRPDFPTLGQIYADQIAGMDAAETDRSIEDGYRNRLY
- a CDS encoding PRC-barrel domain-containing protein, which translates into the protein MPTDLPNERTIRKPGSMELDPTAEPVAIDETARLIASNKVEGTAVYDRQGEHLGTVHNFMVDKVSGQVAYAVLAFGGFLGLGENHHPLPWRALTYSTELGGYVVDIDPGALAGAPSHGPGEDGFADPAYGGRVDEWYGNRLVPA
- a CDS encoding SWIB/MDM2 domain-containing protein — translated: MATKTTDKAKKAAPAASKAAPKATKAEAGAKPNALQQPLKPSPELGAIVGTDPLPRGEVVSKVWDYIKKNNLQNPENKREIVADDKLKKVFGKDKCTMFEMNKHLAAHLKS
- a CDS encoding MFS transporter, translating into MAEAAGQVEGGPQDGLPVRERLLAMLAIALAMTMAVLDGAIVNVALPVMARDLSVSAGDAIFVVNAYQIAVTAALLPLASLGDILGYRPVYLGGLAVFVAASLACALAPSLDLLVLGRIAQGLGAAGVMSVNIALVRFVYPHRMIGRGVGNVALVVAVASAAGPTVAAALLSVAAWPWLFLVNIPVGLLALAVASRTLPATPRNGRRFDVVSAGLNALTFGLLIVGIDGLGEPARRPWALAELAGALVVGTVFVRRQMRLPAPLLPVDLLRIPAFALSMASSILAFSSQLIAYIALPFYFQDVLHLSGSQAGFLLTPWPLAIALAAPISGRLADRYPPGLLGGIGLAVMAAGLAALALLPPEPGTLDIVWRLVLCGLGFGLFQSPNNRVIITAAPRERSGGASGMQSTARLTGQSLGAALVAVVFGLTHGRGANAAIGVSLWCAVMLALAGIVTSVLRHRPDR
- a CDS encoding alpha/beta fold hydrolase; the protein is MRRPPLLPALCLALCASFAQVLPAAAQAPEPLGIALEGFAYPYPVAYLPLSRDGEAQRLAYMDVAPQGAPNGRAVLLLHGRNFPSSYWAPVIAALSGAGYRVVVPDQLGFGKSAKPVGPFTFDRMAADTVALLDALDLRRVDVVAHSMGGMLAVRLARNAPERVNSLVLEAPIGLEDYRFSVPPVGNEVLLKREGELTAAAYRRQLMTSYALSLPESAIEPFVEIRERVKGSGEYPRWLQSFVNSYQAIWGQPVVHEIPLVQAPTLFLMGGNDRNAPGKPYAPPELAAKMGRNAENARALAARMPNGRAEVFEGVGHLVHMEAADRFNARVLEFLDGH
- the metW gene encoding methionine biosynthesis protein MetW — protein: MSGRAAADAPWDATQALPSEGGARVDHLVVLGLVPPGARVLDIGCGDGTLLALLRDRRGVDGRGIELSRAGVNACLARGLSVIQGDADTDLAAYPDDAFDVVVLSQTIQATRNPRIVLEHLLRIGRQVIISFPNFGHWRVRAELAFRGRMPVTEILPEAWYETPNIHHCTIRDFVGLCREVGAKIETAAALDARGRPMRLAMPWWFWNLIGAQGVFLLRRDGETGGR